From Pseudonocardia autotrophica, one genomic window encodes:
- a CDS encoding ABC transporter permease: MSVATPPATTPPKPGPERVQRSLGARALARPEIGATAAAIAIFVFFFVLAPPFRSVEALSTVLYSASTIGIVALGVALLMIGGEFDLSSGVAVTAAALSSAMISFQLSLNVWVGAAVSLVIALAIGFVNGWLLVRTKLPSFLITLSTFFVLQGVNLGVTKLVTGTVATSNISTMDGFTSAKAFFAGDVPLGFMTVKMSVIWWLVFVAIASWLLLRTRTGNWIFAVGGNQDSARAVGVPVARVKIGLFMGVALMAWFLGQHLLFNFATVQAGLGVGNELIYIVAAVVGGALLTGGFGSAAGSALGAFIFGMTTQGIVYAGWDPNWFKAFLGVMLLLAVLVNLYVKTSATRRK; encoded by the coding sequence CCGGAGATCGGGGCCACCGCGGCCGCGATCGCGATCTTCGTGTTCTTCTTCGTACTGGCGCCGCCGTTCCGGTCCGTCGAGGCGCTGTCCACCGTCCTCTACTCGGCGTCCACGATCGGCATCGTGGCGCTCGGCGTGGCGCTGCTGATGATCGGCGGCGAGTTCGACCTGTCCTCCGGTGTCGCGGTGACCGCAGCGGCGCTGTCGTCGGCGATGATCAGTTTCCAGCTCTCGCTCAACGTCTGGGTGGGCGCGGCGGTCAGCCTGGTGATCGCGCTCGCGATCGGGTTCGTCAACGGCTGGCTGCTGGTCCGGACGAAACTGCCGAGCTTCCTGATCACCCTGTCCACCTTCTTCGTGCTGCAGGGTGTGAATCTCGGCGTCACCAAGCTGGTCACCGGTACCGTCGCCACCAGCAACATCTCCACCATGGACGGCTTCACCTCGGCCAAGGCGTTCTTCGCCGGTGACGTGCCGCTCGGCTTCATGACGGTGAAGATGTCGGTGATCTGGTGGCTGGTGTTCGTCGCGATCGCCTCCTGGCTGCTGCTGCGCACCCGCACCGGTAACTGGATCTTCGCGGTCGGTGGCAATCAGGACTCGGCCCGCGCGGTCGGTGTCCCGGTCGCCCGGGTCAAGATCGGGCTGTTCATGGGCGTCGCCCTGATGGCCTGGTTCCTCGGCCAGCACCTGCTGTTCAACTTCGCCACCGTGCAGGCCGGGCTCGGCGTCGGCAACGAGCTGATCTACATCGTCGCCGCGGTCGTCGGCGGGGCGCTGCTGACCGGTGGCTTCGGCTCCGCCGCGGGATCCGCACTCGGTGCGTTCATCTTCGGGATGACCACCCAGGGCATCGTCTACGCCGGATGGGACCCGAACTGGTTCAAGGCGTTCCTCGGCGTGATGCTGCTGCTCGCCGTCCTGGTCAACCTCTACGTCAAGACCTCCGCGACGCGGCGGAAGTGA
- a CDS encoding Gfo/Idh/MocA family protein gives MKIGLIGLGRIGAFHAQTLAGLDAVDELIVTDARSDAIAAVAAGTGAVAAASPEELLGMKPDGVVIAAATASHPELLLAAADAGLPVFCEKPLATRIDDGVDVASKLAGRDERVHIGFPRRFDAGFVAARAAVQAGDLGRVFAVRATTLDPAPPSADYIRTSGGIFRDCGVHDFDALRWVTGREVVEVYATGDVYGDPVFAESGDVSTGQVVLTLDNGSQAVVTNSRYNRRGYDVRMELHGDADSIAVGLDTGLPLRSVEPDVHFPGGRLHETFMDRLAPAFRAELTAFTELVAGTRETPCSVSDALAADWIAEAATLSLRSHRSVRLDEVTR, from the coding sequence ATGAAGATCGGACTCATCGGACTCGGCAGGATCGGCGCGTTCCACGCGCAGACCCTGGCCGGCCTGGACGCCGTCGACGAGCTGATCGTCACCGACGCCCGCAGCGACGCCATCGCGGCGGTGGCCGCCGGGACCGGTGCCGTGGCCGCGGCCTCGCCCGAGGAGCTGCTGGGTATGAAGCCGGACGGCGTCGTGATCGCCGCCGCCACGGCATCGCACCCCGAGCTGCTGCTCGCCGCGGCCGACGCCGGCCTGCCGGTCTTCTGCGAGAAGCCGCTCGCCACCCGGATCGACGACGGGGTGGATGTGGCGAGCAAGCTCGCCGGGCGTGACGAGCGCGTGCACATCGGCTTCCCGCGCCGGTTCGACGCCGGGTTCGTGGCGGCCCGCGCCGCCGTGCAGGCCGGCGACCTCGGCCGGGTGTTCGCCGTCCGGGCGACCACCCTGGACCCGGCGCCGCCGAGCGCCGACTACATCAGGACCTCGGGCGGCATCTTCCGCGACTGCGGCGTCCACGACTTCGACGCCCTGCGCTGGGTGACCGGCCGCGAGGTCGTCGAGGTCTACGCCACCGGCGACGTGTACGGCGACCCGGTCTTCGCCGAGTCCGGCGACGTCTCCACCGGACAGGTCGTCCTGACCCTGGACAACGGCTCGCAGGCGGTCGTCACCAACTCCCGGTACAACCGGCGGGGCTACGACGTACGGATGGAGCTGCACGGCGACGCCGACTCGATCGCGGTCGGCCTCGACACCGGATTGCCGCTGCGGTCGGTCGAGCCGGATGTGCACTTCCCCGGCGGCCGGCTGCACGAGACGTTCATGGACCGCCTCGCGCCCGCGTTCCGGGCCGAGCTGACCGCGTTCACCGAGCTGGTCGCGGGCACCCGCGAGACCCCGTGCTCGGTGAGCGACGCACTGGCCGCCGACTGGATCGCCGAGGCCGCGACGCTCTCGCTGCGCTCGCACCGCTCCGTCCGTCTCGACGAGGTGACCCGCTGA
- a CDS encoding ATP-binding cassette domain-containing protein gives MTTDTSDTTGTNETTERRSPVPLVQLSGVGKAYGAIRALEGVDLTVHAGEVTCVLGDNGAGKSTLIKIISGLHPHTEGTLSVHGEQVRLSSPRQALDLGIATVYQDLAVVSLMEVWRNFFLGSELRKGRYPLAPLDIPKMREIADTELGKMGIHVKDINQPIGTLSGGQRQCVAIARAVYFGARVLILDEPTAALGVKQSGVVLKYTAAARDAGLGVVFITHNPHHANLVGDRFMILKLGRQVLDRRRSEVSLEELTAEMAGGQELAELAHELKR, from the coding sequence ATGACGACCGACACGTCCGACACGACCGGGACGAACGAGACGACCGAGCGGCGCTCCCCCGTGCCGCTGGTGCAGCTGAGCGGGGTCGGCAAGGCCTACGGCGCCATCCGGGCACTGGAGGGTGTGGATCTGACCGTGCACGCCGGTGAGGTGACCTGCGTACTGGGCGACAACGGAGCCGGTAAGTCCACCCTGATCAAGATCATCTCAGGGCTGCATCCGCATACCGAGGGCACCCTGTCCGTGCACGGCGAGCAGGTCCGGCTGAGCTCGCCCCGCCAGGCGCTCGATCTCGGGATCGCCACGGTCTACCAGGATCTCGCCGTGGTCTCGCTGATGGAGGTGTGGCGGAACTTCTTCCTCGGCTCCGAGCTGCGGAAGGGGCGGTATCCGCTGGCACCGCTGGACATCCCGAAGATGCGCGAGATCGCGGACACCGAGCTCGGGAAGATGGGCATCCACGTCAAGGACATCAACCAACCGATCGGGACGCTCTCCGGTGGGCAGCGGCAGTGCGTCGCGATCGCCAGGGCGGTCTACTTCGGGGCCCGGGTGCTGATCCTGGACGAGCCGACCGCCGCGCTCGGGGTCAAACAGTCCGGGGTGGTGCTCAAGTACACTGCCGCAGCCCGCGACGCCGGACTGGGCGTCGTGTTCATCACCCACAACCCGCACCACGCGAACCTGGTCGGTGACCGGTTCATGATCCTCAAACTCGGCCGCCAGGTGCTCGACCGCCGGCGTTCCGAGGTGTCCCTGGAGGAGCTGACCGCCGAGATGGCGGGTGGTCAGGAGCTGGCGGAACTCGCCCACGAGCTGAAGCGCTGA